The following are from one region of the Odontesthes bonariensis isolate fOdoBon6 chromosome 16, fOdoBon6.hap1, whole genome shotgun sequence genome:
- the smpd1 gene encoding sphingomyelin phosphodiesterase — translation MRLPSPLNTLGLMTCTLLVMSPLLGSCLPARGSGQSKPVFVDHFDRFGLGFNWRNVSCPLCKAIFTIVDILLLSDTNEERVAYAVGEACIRLHLAEEKVCREITELFRNDFIRALQESLLWPTEACALLVGPSCGKFDIFAPWNITLPKDPKPPVTPPSPPKPGSPQSRVLFLTDIHWDKEYEAGSAADCKEPLCCRKDSGSPSWRRREAGYWGTYSNCDLPLRTVENLLKNAATAGSWDWVYWTGDIPAHNVWSQTRSQQLSELTVISRLIHKHLGPNVTVYPAVGNHESTPVNSFPPPFVHGNRSVAWLYDAMAEEWAPWLPEQALKTLRYGGFYTLEIQPGLRVVSLNMNFCARENFWLMVNSTDPANQLQWLVRVLQASEDKGEKVHIIGHIPPGLCLGSWSWNYYHIVNRYESTITGQFFGHTHFDEFQMFYDEKTMTRPLGVAFVAPSVTTYVNLNPGYRVYYVDGNYRGSSRLVLDHETYILNLTESNHSPESPSSPEKDPKWTLLYRATEAYGLPSLFPSDFDVLLRTFISDDRVFQKFWYLRHKGHVSASCRETCKTAVLCFLRSGRYDDLELCDHLNGFEGNLARASKKTLC, via the exons ATGAGGCTCCCCTCGCCGCTGAACACTTTGGGGCTAATGACCTGCACTCTGCTCGTCATGTCGCCGCTGCTGGGGTCGTGTCTTCCTGCACGGGGGTCAGGCCAGTCCAAACCCGTGTTCGTGGACCATTTCGACCGCTTTGGCCTCGGCTTCAACTGGAGAAATGTCTCCTGCCCCCTGTGCAAAGCGATCTTCACCATTGTCGACATCTTACTTCTG AGTGATACAAATGAGGAGCGAGTGGCGTATGCAGTAGGTGAGGCATGCATCCGTCTCCATCTGGCTGAAGAGAAGGTGTGTCGAGAAATAACCGAGCTGTTCAGGAATGACTTCATCAGGGCCCTGCAGGAGTCCTTGCTGTGGCCCACTGAAGCATGTGCCCTGCTGGTGGGCCCTTCCTGTGGCAAATTTGACATCTTCGCGCCCTGGAACATCACTTTACCAAAGGATCCGAAACCTCCTGTTACACCACCCTCTCCTCCCAAACCTGGTTCTCCTCAGAGCAGGGTCCTCTTTCTCACTGACATCCACTGGgacaag GAGTATGAAGCCGGCAGTGCCGCAGACTGCAAAGAGCCTCTGTGTTGTCGTAAAGACTCGGGCTCTCcaagctggaggaggagggaggctgGGTACTGGGGGACGTACAGCAATTGTGACCTGCCTCTGCGCACTGTGGAGAACCTCCTTAAGAATGCCGCCACAGCCGGATCTTGGGACTGGGTCTACTGGACCGGAGACATACCTGCGCACAATGTCTGGTCTCAGACTAGGAGCCAGCAGCTGTCGGAGCTCACGGTCATCTCCAGGCTCATCCACAA ACACCTGGGTCCTAATGTGACGGTTTACCCCGCTGTCGGAAACCACGAGAGTACGCCAGTGAACAGCTTTCCGCCACCTTTCGTTCACGGAAACAGATCTGTTGCCTGGCTCTACGATGCCATGGCAGAGGAATGGGCGCCTTGGCTACCGGAGCAGGCTTTGAAGACCTTGAG ATATGGAGGATTCTACACGTTGGAGATTCAGCCCGGTCTGAGGGTAGTCTCTCTCAACATGAACTTTTGCGCACGAGAAAACTTTTGGCTGATGGTGAATTCCACTGATCCTGCCAACCAGCTGCAGTGGCTGGTCCGTGTTCTCCAGGCCAGTGAGGACAAGGGGGAGAAG GTACACATCATCGGTCACATCCCACCTGGTCTGTGTCTTGGAAGCTGGAGCTGGAACTACTATCACATTGTCAACAG ATATGAAAGCACGATTACTGGGCAGTTTTTCGGCCACACGCATTTTGATGAATTCCAAATGTTTTATGATGAGAAAACCATGACCAGGCCATTAGGAGTGGCATTCGTTGCTCCCAGCGTCACCACTTACGTCAATCTTAACCCGG GGTACCGCGTCTACTACGTCGATGGGAATTACCGAGGCAGCTCTCGGCTGGTGCTCGACCACGAAACCTACATCCTCAACCTCACGGAGTCGAACCACAGCCCAGAGTCGCCGAGTAGCCCAGAAAAGGACCCCAAATGGACACTACTGTACCGTGCCACGGAGGCTTATGGGCTTCCCAGTCTGTTCCCCTCTGATTTTGATGTGCTGTTGCGGACCTTTATCAGCGACGACCGCGTCTTCCAGAAGTTCTGGTACCTCAGGCATAAAGGACACGTGTCCGCGTCCTGCAGAGAGACCTGCAAAACGGCAGTGCTGTGCTTTTTGCGAAGTGGGCGTTATGATGACCTGGAGCTGTGCGATCACCTCAATGGTTTTGAGGGGAACTTGGCTCGGGCttcaaaaaaaactctttgtTGA
- the ilk gene encoding scaffold protein ILK, translating into MDDIFTQCREGNSVAVRLWLDNTENDLNLGDDHGFSPLHWACREGRSGVVDMLIMRGARINVMNRGDDTPLHLAASHGHRDIVIKLIQCKADPNTVNEHGNTPLHYACFWGQDEVAEDLVASGAQVCVCNRYGQTPLDKAKPHLRQLLQEKAEKMGQGMTKIPYKETFWKGTMRTRPRNGTLNKQAGIDFKQLSLLAKINENQSGELWQGRWQGDEIVVKVLQVRDWTTRKSRDFNEEHPKLRIFSHPNILPVLGACQSPPSPHPIIITHYMPYGSLYNILHQGTTLVVDQSQAVKFALDIASGMAFLHTLEPMVSRLCLNSKHIMIDEDMTARISMADAKFSFQCPGRMYSPAWMAPEALQKRPEDINRRSADMWSFAVLLWELVTREVPFADLSHMEIGMKVALEGLRPTIPPGISPHICKLMRLCMNEDPAKRPKFDMIVPILEKMQDK; encoded by the exons ATGGATGACATCTTCACACAGTGTCGAGAAGGGAACTCTGTGGCGGTGCGCCTGTGGCTGGACAACACAGAGAATGACCTCAACTTGGG CGATGACCACGGATTCAGTCCCCTCCACTGGGCGTGCAGGGAAGGCAGGAGTGGGGTTGTTGACATGCTCATCATGAGAGGCGCGCGCATTAATGTGATGAACCGCGGAGACGACACCCCTTTACACCTCGCCGCCAGCCACGGACACAGAGATATTGTGATTAAG CTGATTCAgtgcaaagctgaccccaataCAGTCAACGAGCATGGAAACACTCCACTCCACTACGCCTGCTTCTGGGGCCAAGATGAAGTGGCAGAG gacttGGTAGCCAGTGGGGCCCAGGTGTGTGTATGTAACAGATACGGACAAACACCTCTGGACAAGGCCAAGCCTCACCTAAGACAGCTGCTGCAAG AAAAGGCCGAGAAAATGGGGCAGGGTATGACCAAAATCCCATACAAAGAAACCTTCTGGAAGGGTACCATGAGGACACGACCCC GTAATGGTACCCTGAACAAGCAGGCTGGTATTGATTTTAAGCAGCTTTCGCTCCTGGCAAAGATCAATGAAAACCAGTCTGGAGAG TTGTGGCAAGGTCGGTGGCAAGGGGATGAGATTGTGGTCAAGGTTCTCCAGGTGAGAGACTGGACCACCAGGAAGAGCAGAGACTTCAACGAGGAGCATCCGAAACTCAG GATCTTCTCTCATCCAAACATCCTGCCTGTTCTTGGTGCTTGTCAGTCGCCTCCATCTCCTCACCCAATCATCATTACCCACTACATGCCCTACGGATCCCTGTACAACATACTCCACCAAGGCACTA CTCTGGTGGTCGACCAAAGCCAAGCAGTGAAGTTTGCGCTGGACATTGCCAGTGGCATGGCTTTTCTCCACACCTTAGAGCCGATGGTTTCGCGGCTTTGCCTCAACAGCAAGCATATCATG ATTGATGAGGACATGACAGCCAGAATAAGCATGGCGGATGCCAAGTTCTCCTTCCAGTGTCCTGGTCGCATGTACTCTCCGGCCTGGATGGCTCCTGAAG CGCTGCAGAAGAGGCCCGAGGACATCAACAGACGGTCTGCTGACATGTGGAGCTTTGCGGTGTTACTGTGGGAGCTCGTTACCCGAGAGGTCCCCTTCGCCGATCTCTCACACATGGAGATCGGCATGAAG GTGGCTCTCGAGGGTCTTCGGCCAACCATTCCACCGGGAATCTCGCCCCATATCTGTAAGCTGATGAGGCTCTGCATGAACGAAGACCCGGCCAAGAGACCCAAGTTCGACATGATTGTCCCCATCTTGGAGAAGATGCAGGACAAGTGA
- the timm10b gene encoding mitochondrial import inner membrane translocase subunit Tim10 B, whose translation MDPDQQLRNLRDFLLVYNRMTEICFQRCTSNFNYRNLTMDEESCVDSCAGKLIRSNHRLMGTYVQLMPKMMQRRMEEMESKTAAAAAAAAAAATSGAAETATSEASPAFETPIGSLQPPQLPPSVTEVAPEVHDSVLKSAGLDFSPDATFTGAKLSAVPLLSPNTENVNVSAFNEAGPSYAAGFPQLPVQEAQVDSVSSEPAALSVNVLTAAPAASNSEGQERAPGVPPPSGQQ comes from the exons ATGGATCCTGACCAGCAGCTGAGAAAT CTGCGGGATTTTCTCTTGGTCTACAACCGTATGACTGAAATCTGCTTTCAACGATGCACGAGCAACTTCAACTACAGAAACCTCACCATGGACGAG GAGAGCTGTGTGGACAGCTGTGCAGGGAAGCTGATTCGCTCTAACCACCGCCTGATGGGTACCTATGTGCAGCTGATGCCTAAGATGATGCAGCGCcggatggaggagatggagagcAAGACagcagcagcggcggcggcagcagcagcagcagcaacatctggaGCTGCCGAGACCGCAACTTCAGAGGCTTCACCGGCATTCGAAACTCCCATCGGCTCACTTCAGCCTCCACAACTACCTCCCTCTGTGACTGAAGTTGCTCCAGAGGTCCATGACTCGGTCTTAAAGTCAGCAGGATTGGATTTTTCACCTGACGCAACATTCACAGGAGCGAAACTTTCCGCAGTCCCGCTACTCTCACCGAAcactgaaaatgtaaatgtgtcCGCGTTTAATGAAGCTGGGCCATCATATGCCGCTGGATTTCCCCAGCTGCCTGTACAGGAAGCCCAAGTAGATTCTGTGAGCTCTGAACCAGCAGCCTTGTCAGTTAATGTGTTAACAGCTGCTCCTGCAGCATCTAATTCAGAAGGCCAAGAGAGAGCCCCAGGGGTTCCCCCACCATCAGGCCAGCAGTAA
- the LOC142401664 gene encoding uncharacterized protein LOC142401664 yields the protein MNLSDCFAPLLALGFLSLALAISLCINVILYIRSRAASHRDVDEHRYPQISERENLSETEMHYFNGVSHQEQQENSHNHHEEQENPIYGNITTDRNEVCYETMTMQRTKDFLKPSEPDLNYASLDLKLAKKRKKKHRHPQGHPQARSKLQEQLPDHLAPAVNTFLEVDVDIDSHLPSKDISTMVSHSSIYLNSQQIAQETEEMEREGGSRGWEGDQESEERMDEDDVNIGNVCAKLTESETTQSCSDHFTNSFNGDCG from the exons ATGAACCTTTCCG ATTGTTTCGCTCCACTATTAGCTCTGGGGTTTTTATCTTTGGCATTGGCGATCTCCTTGTGTATCAATGTCATCCTTTACATCAGATCTCGGGCCGCTTCTCACAGAG ATGTAGATGAACACCGGTACCCACAAATTTCTGAAAGAGAAAA CCTATCAGAGACTGAAATGCATTATTTTAATGGCGTCAGTCATCAAGAGCAGCAGGAAAATTCCCACAATCATCATGAAGAACAGGAAAATCCAATCTACGGCAACATCACCACAGACAGAAATG AGGTTTGCTATGAGACGATGACCATGCAACGCACTAAAGATTTTCTGAAG CCTTCAGAGCCTGACTTGAATTATGCCTCACTGGATCTGAAGCTTGCAAAGAAACGCAAGAAGAAGCATCGTCATCCACAAGGCCACCCACAGGCACGAAGCAAGCTTCAAGAACAGCTGCCGGACCACCTTGCTCCTGCTGTGAATACTTTCTTGGAGGTGGATGTAGACATAGACTCTCATCTTCCATCCAAAGACATCAGCACCATGGTTTCACACAGCAGCATCTACCTGAATAGTCAACAAATAGCCCAAGAGACAGAGGAGATGGAGAGGGAGGGGGGAAGTAGGGGGTGGGAAGGAGATCAAGAGAGTGAGGAAAGAATGGATGAAGATGATGTTAACATTGGGAATGTATGTGCAAAGCTCACAGAGTCAGAAACTACTCAGAGCTGCTCAGATCACTTCACTAACAGTTTTAATGGTGACTGTGGCTAA